One window from the genome of Diorhabda sublineata isolate icDioSubl1.1 chromosome 10, icDioSubl1.1, whole genome shotgun sequence encodes:
- the LOC130449266 gene encoding uncharacterized protein LOC130449266, protein MITSSSETLLSMDEVFQKNTVESTTISKSQISVIEKKIKNKNSNTDFSSILVETGFAAGEKAAKEDNCVNEIKKTGEIGDCITQEKAIDKNKDKKNAGLNLDDYKIKSDHFMSTRIDCEQSTTKIDVKSSIRKILPGKKKSLKTTVSKKEFIDSDDDKIDETYDKNDNLEAQVNKIISRVEDIYSQLDEIQVTTKENSTIPIFREYSSIEQKIPSQEFLPPFLDAVKRSKKITKSSNELVKSASYYNILKFLDSLTDIHTDTAIEIHKTTEICYASSVPTTVHFISMDHRATLGDDVKELTEKPSCLKKHSGDVCKCAKPKRVSFSMKNQPEITELDRGDNPNKSNNIVVICDKRQTIDVSTDTNRNNESINIDNSIELTESTSDVSLATAQSTPKIKVFYDEKEEEILSEGFYNDKSIIRRNENRNDKPKVVIFREIDLSKLIRRPKYLQKFTNTSDIISANRFLLTKHSVDENNVFLLNSFYAIVYLLMFAAFNMEYNCF, encoded by the exons ATGATTAC ttcGTCTTCAGAAACACTTTTATCTATGGAcgaagtttttcaaaaaaataccgTAGAATCGACGACGATTAGTAAATCTCAAATTTCGGTAatcgaaaagaaaattaaaaacaaaaattcgaatacagatttttcttctatattagTGGAAACGGGTTTTGCCGCTG GTGAAAAAGCAGCAAAAGAAGATAATTGCGTGAACGAAATTAAGAAAACGGGGGAAATTGGAGACTGCATCACCCAAG aaAAGGCGATCGATAAaaacaaagacaaaaaaaatgcaGGTTTGAATTTAGATGATTATAAGATAAAATCGGATCATTTTATGTCTACGAGAATCGATTGTGAACAATCCACAACGAAAATCGATGTAAAATCATCGATACGAAAAATATTACCGGggaagaaaaaaagtttgaagacaACAGTATCcaaaaaagaatttattgatTCCGATGATGATAAAATCGACGAAACATACGACAAAAACGATAATTTAGAAGCGcaagttaataaaataataagtcGGGTCGAAGATATTTACAGTCAATTAGACGAAATTCAAGTAACG ACTAAGGAAAATTCAACGATACCGATATTTCGAGAATATTCTTCGATCGAACAAAAAATACCGAGTCAAGAATTTCTACCGCCGTTTTTGGACGCGGTGAAACGATcgaaaaaaataacgaaatcgTCGAATGAATTAGTAAAAAGCGCCTCCTATTAcaacatattgaaatttttagactCCCTCACCGACATACACACCGACACCGCCATCGAAATCCACAAAACGACCGAGATATGTTACGCCAGCAGCGTACCGACGACCGTCCATTTCATTTCGATGGATCACCGCGCCACCCTCGGCGACGACGTCAAAGAATTAACCGAAAAACCGAGCTGCCTCAAAAAACACTCCGGCGACGTTTGCAAATGCGCCAAACCAAAGCGAGTTTCGTTCTCGATGAAAAATCAACCGGAAATTACCGAATTAGATCGAGGTGATAACCCGAataaatcgaataacatcgtCGTTATTTGCGATAAAAGACAAACGATCGACGTCAGCACCGATACGAATCGAAACAACGAATCGATTAATATCGATAATTCGATTGAATTAACCGAATCGACGTCCGATGTATCGCTGGCGACGGCGCAATCGACGCcgaaaataaaagtattttacgACGAAAAAGAAGAGGAAATTTTATCGGAAGGTTTTTATAACGATAAATCGATTATTCGTCGGAACGAAAATCGAAACGACAAACCCAAAGTTGTCATTTTCAGGGAAATCGATTTGTCGAAATTGATAAGGCGACCGAAGTATCTGCAAAAATTCACCAACACATCGGATATTATATCGGcgaatcgatttttattaacGAAACATTCCGTCGatgaaaataacgtttttttattaaattccttTTACGCTATCGTCTATCTCCTGATGTTCGCCGCTTTCAATATGgaatataattgtttttga